From a single Stomoxys calcitrans chromosome 4, idStoCalc2.1, whole genome shotgun sequence genomic region:
- the LOC106083871 gene encoding uncharacterized protein LOC106083871 — protein sequence MKFVVFVCVLCSLLAWNEAAIGKARFNNPTNPGKCTIDTNFVLSPGEKAKAPNNPCAGVTCLENGYAEFKTCDAVAPPKGCKLRDFVNINRSFPECCERTYDCTKQI from the exons atgaaattcgttgtgtttgtatgtgtttTGTGCTCCTTGTTGGCCTGGAATGAAGCTGCCATTGGCAAGGCCCGTTTTAATAATCCAA CGAATCCCGGCAAATGTACCATTGATACAAATTTCGTATTGTCTCCCGGCGAGAAGGCTAAAGCCCCCAACAATCCCTGTGCTGGTGTAACATGTCTGGAAAATGGTTATGCCGAATTCAAAAC ATGTGATGCTGTGGCACCACCTAAAGGTTGCAAATTGCGTGATTTTGTCAATATCAATCGCAGTTTTCCCGAATGCTGTGAGCGCACCTATGATTGCACCAAACAAATTTAA